One genomic region from Burkholderia latens encodes:
- a CDS encoding SGNH/GDSL hydrolase family protein produces the protein MQTQQSTPSRSRQRLLRTAQVAIAGAALALLAACGGGDDNNSSSASNTPPSGVKMQIVSFGDSLSDVGTYSQIKLGFGGGRFTTNPGQVWTQDVAQYYGDTLQPANQGGFGIPLQATGGLGYAQGGSRVTLQPGIGHADASVANSDYAQATTTPIADQVKQYLSQHGSFNAGQIVLINGGANDIFYQAQVAQAQGNTPAAQLAAAQAIGLAAQQLGGIVQQIVAAGATHVFVANVPDIGGTPLALQGGTQAVFTQLSGLFNQTLVGTLAALKVDATKYAVIDSFTWQDGIAANYQANGFSVKNTDTACNLKAMVQAATQYGVANATAFGSSLFCSPQTYTVANADQTYMFADTVHPTTRLHALFAQYVEQQIAKSGVGK, from the coding sequence ATGCAGACGCAACAATCCACTCCGTCGCGCAGCCGCCAACGCCTGCTGCGCACCGCGCAGGTCGCGATCGCCGGCGCTGCGCTCGCGCTGCTCGCCGCATGCGGCGGCGGTGACGACAACAACAGCAGCAGTGCATCGAATACGCCGCCGTCCGGCGTGAAGATGCAGATCGTGTCGTTCGGCGACAGCCTGTCGGATGTCGGCACCTACTCGCAGATCAAGCTCGGCTTCGGCGGCGGCCGCTTCACGACCAATCCGGGCCAGGTGTGGACGCAGGACGTCGCGCAGTACTACGGCGACACGCTGCAGCCCGCGAACCAGGGCGGCTTCGGCATTCCGCTGCAGGCGACCGGCGGGCTCGGCTATGCGCAGGGAGGCTCGCGCGTGACGTTGCAGCCGGGCATCGGCCACGCGGACGCGAGCGTCGCGAACTCGGACTACGCACAAGCGACGACGACGCCGATCGCCGACCAGGTCAAACAGTACCTGTCGCAGCACGGCAGCTTCAACGCCGGCCAGATCGTGCTGATCAACGGCGGCGCGAACGACATCTTCTATCAGGCGCAGGTCGCGCAGGCGCAAGGCAACACGCCGGCCGCGCAACTCGCGGCCGCGCAGGCTATCGGCCTTGCCGCGCAGCAGCTCGGCGGCATCGTCCAGCAGATCGTCGCGGCCGGCGCGACGCACGTGTTCGTCGCGAACGTGCCGGATATCGGCGGCACGCCGCTCGCGCTGCAAGGCGGCACGCAGGCAGTGTTCACGCAATTGTCGGGCCTCTTCAACCAGACGCTGGTCGGCACGCTGGCCGCGCTGAAGGTCGACGCGACGAAGTACGCGGTAATCGATTCGTTCACGTGGCAGGACGGCATCGCGGCCAACTATCAGGCGAACGGCTTCAGCGTGAAGAACACCGATACGGCGTGCAACCTGAAGGCGATGGTCCAGGCCGCGACGCAGTACGGCGTCGCGAATGCGACCGCGTTCGGTTCGTCGCTGTTCTGCTCGCCGCAGACGTACACGGTCGCGAATGCAGACCAGACCTACATGTTCGCCGATACGGTGCACCCGACCACGCGCCTGCACGCGCTGTTCGCGCAGTACGTCGAACAGCAGATCGCGAAGTCCGGCGTCGGCAAGTAA
- the fba gene encoding class II fructose-bisphosphate aldolase (catalyzes the reversible aldol condensation of dihydroxyacetonephosphate and glyceraldehyde 3-phosphate in the Calvin cycle, glycolysis, and/or gluconeogenesis): MPLVSMRQLLDHAAEHGYGLPAFNVNNLEQVQAIMAAADQVGAPVIMQASAGARKYAGEPFLRHLIEAAVESYPHIPVVMHQDHGQSPAVCMAAIRSGFTSVMMDGSLEADGKTVASYEYNVDVSRKVVEMAHSIGVTVEAELGVLGSLETMKGDKEDGHGAEGTMTREQLLTDPEQAADFVKLTQCDALAIAIGTSHGAYKFTKKPTGDILSIQRIKEIHARIPNTHLVMHGSSSVPQELLAEIREFGGDMKETYGVPVEEIQEGIKHGVRKINIDTDLRLAITGAIRRYLFENPGKFDPRDYLKPAREAAKKVCVDRYLAFGCEGQAAKIKPVALEKIAEQYKSGALAQVVR, translated from the coding sequence ATGCCTCTCGTATCAATGCGTCAATTGCTGGACCACGCGGCAGAGCACGGTTACGGCCTGCCGGCCTTCAACGTGAACAACCTGGAGCAGGTCCAGGCGATCATGGCGGCGGCGGACCAGGTCGGCGCGCCCGTGATCATGCAGGCATCGGCCGGCGCGCGTAAGTATGCGGGCGAGCCGTTCCTGCGCCACCTGATCGAAGCGGCGGTCGAGTCGTATCCGCACATCCCGGTCGTGATGCACCAGGACCACGGCCAGTCGCCGGCGGTCTGCATGGCCGCGATCCGCAGCGGCTTCACGAGCGTGATGATGGACGGTTCGCTCGAAGCGGACGGCAAGACGGTCGCCTCGTACGAATACAACGTCGACGTGTCGCGCAAGGTCGTCGAGATGGCGCACTCGATCGGCGTGACGGTCGAGGCCGAACTCGGCGTGCTCGGCTCGCTCGAGACGATGAAGGGCGACAAGGAAGACGGCCACGGCGCGGAAGGCACGATGACCCGCGAGCAGCTGCTGACCGATCCGGAGCAGGCAGCCGACTTCGTCAAGCTCACGCAGTGCGACGCGCTCGCGATCGCGATCGGCACGTCGCACGGCGCGTACAAGTTCACGAAGAAGCCGACGGGCGACATCCTGTCGATCCAGCGCATCAAGGAAATCCACGCGCGCATTCCGAACACGCACCTGGTGATGCACGGTTCGTCGTCGGTGCCGCAGGAGCTGCTGGCCGAGATCCGCGAATTCGGCGGCGACATGAAGGAAACCTACGGCGTGCCGGTCGAGGAAATCCAGGAAGGCATCAAGCACGGCGTGCGCAAGATCAACATCGACACCGACCTGCGTCTTGCGATCACCGGCGCGATCCGCCGCTACCTGTTCGAGAACCCGGGCAAGTTCGATCCGCGCGATTACCTGAAGCCCGCGCGCGAAGCGGCGAAGAAGGTGTGCGTCGACCGCTACCTTGCATTCGGCTGCGAAGGCCAGGCCGCGAAGATCAAGCCGGTCGCGCTCGAGAAGATCGCCGAACAGTACAAGTCCGGCGCGCTCGCGCAGGTCGTGCGCTGA
- the pyk gene encoding pyruvate kinase: protein MQRATKIVATIGPASSSPEILLQMMQAGLDVVRLNFSHGTADDHRQRAEMVREAARKVGREIAIMADLQGPKIRVGKFENGKTTLAPGQPFILDAGCELGNDERVGLDYKELPRDLKPGDLLLLNDGLIVLTVERVLGDEIHTIVKVGGELSNNKGINRQGGGLSAPALTAKDMEDIRTAMSLGADLVAVSFPKNATDMEMARQLANIAGAPYGIKPKMIAKIERAEAIPALQSILDASDGIMVARGDLAVEVGNAAVPALQKRMIRMARESNKLVITATQMMESMIYAPVPTRAEVSDVANAVLDGTDAVMLSAETAAGKYPVVTIETMAAVCVEAEKSEHVELDKDFLDRTFTRIDQSIAMGALFTAYHLGAKAIVALTESGATALWMSRHYTHVPIFALTPRVGSERTMALYRNVTPLHVDFNSDRDSALQAALEIVVKQGYVQHGDMVVLTVGEPMGQAGGTNTLKIVRVGEHY from the coding sequence ATGCAGCGCGCCACCAAGATAGTCGCCACGATCGGCCCGGCCTCCAGTTCGCCGGAGATTCTGCTGCAGATGATGCAGGCGGGCCTCGACGTCGTGCGGCTCAATTTTTCGCACGGCACGGCCGACGATCACCGCCAGCGCGCCGAGATGGTGCGCGAGGCCGCCCGCAAGGTCGGCCGCGAGATCGCGATCATGGCCGACCTCCAGGGTCCGAAGATTCGCGTCGGCAAGTTCGAGAACGGCAAGACCACGCTGGCGCCCGGCCAGCCGTTCATCCTCGACGCGGGCTGCGAGCTCGGCAACGACGAGCGCGTCGGCCTCGACTACAAGGAGCTGCCGCGCGACCTGAAGCCGGGCGATCTGCTGCTGCTGAACGATGGCCTGATCGTGCTGACCGTCGAGCGCGTGCTCGGCGACGAGATCCACACGATCGTCAAGGTGGGCGGCGAACTGTCCAACAACAAGGGGATCAACCGCCAGGGCGGCGGCCTGTCGGCGCCCGCGCTGACCGCGAAGGACATGGAGGACATCCGCACTGCGATGTCGCTCGGCGCGGATCTGGTCGCGGTGTCGTTCCCGAAGAACGCGACCGACATGGAAATGGCGCGCCAGCTCGCGAACATCGCAGGCGCGCCGTACGGCATCAAGCCGAAGATGATTGCGAAAATCGAGCGTGCGGAAGCGATCCCGGCGCTGCAAAGCATCCTCGACGCGTCCGACGGCATCATGGTCGCGCGCGGCGACCTCGCGGTGGAAGTCGGCAACGCGGCCGTGCCGGCGCTGCAGAAGCGGATGATCCGGATGGCGCGCGAGTCGAACAAGCTCGTGATCACCGCGACGCAGATGATGGAATCGATGATCTACGCGCCCGTGCCGACGCGCGCGGAAGTGTCGGACGTCGCGAACGCGGTGCTCGACGGCACCGACGCGGTGATGCTGTCGGCCGAGACGGCCGCCGGCAAGTACCCGGTCGTCACGATCGAGACGATGGCGGCCGTGTGCGTCGAGGCGGAAAAGTCCGAGCACGTCGAGCTCGACAAGGATTTCCTCGACCGCACGTTCACGCGCATCGACCAGTCGATCGCGATGGGCGCGCTGTTTACCGCGTACCACCTCGGCGCGAAGGCGATCGTCGCGCTGACCGAATCGGGTGCGACCGCGCTGTGGATGTCGCGCCACTACACGCACGTGCCGATCTTCGCGCTGACGCCGCGTGTCGGCAGCGAACGCACGATGGCGCTGTACCGCAACGTGACCCCGCTGCACGTCGACTTCAACAGCGACCGCGACTCGGCGCTGCAGGCGGCGCTCGAGATCGTCGTCAAGCAGGGCTACGTGCAGCACGGCGACATGGTCGTGCTAACCGTCGGCGAGCCGATGGGGCAGGCGGGCGGCACCAACACGCTGAAGATCGTGCGGGTCGGCGAACATTACTGA
- the purE gene encoding 5-(carboxyamino)imidazole ribonucleotide mutase: protein MTEVQTAHTHSAPLVGVLMGSSSDWDVMKNAVAILQEFGVPYEAKVVSAHRMPDEMFDYAEKARERGLRAIIAGAGGAAHLPGMLAAKTTVPVLGVPVASKYLKGVDSLHSIVQMPKGVPVATFAIGEAGAANAALFAVSILSGTSVDYANRLAAFRVRQNEAAHAMVLPPLA, encoded by the coding sequence ATGACTGAAGTCCAGACTGCCCACACGCACAGCGCGCCGCTCGTCGGCGTGCTGATGGGTTCGAGTTCCGACTGGGACGTAATGAAGAACGCGGTCGCGATCCTGCAGGAATTCGGCGTGCCGTACGAAGCGAAGGTCGTGTCCGCGCACCGGATGCCCGACGAGATGTTCGACTATGCAGAGAAGGCGCGCGAGCGCGGGCTGCGCGCGATCATCGCGGGCGCCGGCGGTGCCGCGCACCTGCCCGGCATGCTGGCCGCGAAGACGACCGTGCCGGTGCTCGGCGTGCCGGTCGCGAGCAAGTACCTGAAGGGCGTCGATTCGCTGCACTCGATCGTGCAGATGCCGAAGGGCGTGCCGGTCGCGACGTTCGCGATCGGCGAGGCCGGCGCCGCGAATGCGGCACTGTTCGCGGTGTCGATCCTGTCCGGCACGTCGGTCGACTACGCGAACCGCCTCGCCGCGTTCCGTGTGCGCCAGAACGAAGCCGCGCATGCGATGGTGCTGCCGCCGCTCGCATGA
- a CDS encoding AzlD domain-containing protein → MSATDIWIVIAGMTIVTAVTRALFLLGGERTVLPERAQRALRYAPAAALVAVVLPDVLETPAGLSFALSNHPFYAALAGLGWYLWRRSMLGTIVIGMVVFTVLRLAS, encoded by the coding sequence TTGAGCGCGACCGACATCTGGATCGTCATCGCCGGGATGACGATCGTCACGGCCGTCACGCGGGCGCTGTTCCTGCTCGGCGGCGAACGCACGGTGCTGCCCGAGCGTGCGCAACGCGCGCTGCGCTATGCGCCGGCTGCCGCGCTCGTTGCGGTCGTGCTGCCGGACGTGCTCGAAACGCCGGCCGGGCTGTCGTTCGCGCTGTCCAACCATCCGTTCTACGCGGCGCTCGCGGGCCTGGGCTGGTATCTGTGGCGACGCAGCATGCTGGGCACGATCGTGATCGGCATGGTCGTCTTTACCGTCTTGCGCCTGGCCTCCTGA
- a CDS encoding L-threonylcarbamoyladenylate synthase, translating to MSIDLPNPVTPAQIDAAAALLDAGQLVAFPTETVYGLGGDAANPEAVARIYAAKGRPANHPVIVHLPPGGDPGYWADDLPADARALIDAFWPGPLTLILKRHARIPDAVSGGQDSVGLRCPSHPVAQALLAAFSARRSGHGGVAAPSANRFGHVSPTTAQHVRDEFGDTVHVLDGGASEVGIESTILDLSRGFPALLRPGHVTPQQIADVLGRAPRLPDGSDATAPRASGTLKAHYAPRTPLALLPFDALEPLLAAAQVDGERVALVARASRAGRWAQADGVHFVAAPEDPQAYARDLYGMLRALDRAQVARILVEKLPETIEWIAVNDRLGRAAAAFEARD from the coding sequence ATGTCGATCGATCTTCCGAACCCGGTGACGCCCGCGCAGATCGACGCGGCCGCCGCGCTGCTCGACGCGGGCCAGCTCGTCGCGTTTCCGACCGAAACCGTGTACGGGCTCGGCGGCGATGCGGCGAACCCCGAAGCCGTCGCGCGCATCTACGCGGCCAAAGGGCGTCCGGCGAACCATCCGGTGATCGTGCATCTGCCGCCGGGCGGCGATCCCGGCTACTGGGCCGACGACCTGCCGGCCGATGCGCGCGCGCTGATCGATGCATTCTGGCCGGGGCCGCTCACGCTGATCCTGAAACGCCATGCGCGCATTCCCGATGCGGTCAGCGGCGGTCAGGATTCGGTCGGCTTGCGCTGCCCGTCGCATCCGGTCGCGCAAGCGCTGCTGGCCGCGTTCAGCGCGCGGCGCAGCGGCCACGGCGGAGTGGCGGCGCCGTCCGCGAACCGCTTCGGTCACGTGAGTCCGACCACTGCGCAGCACGTGCGCGACGAATTCGGCGACACGGTGCACGTGCTCGACGGCGGCGCGTCCGAAGTCGGCATCGAATCGACGATTCTCGACCTGTCGCGCGGCTTCCCCGCGCTGCTGCGGCCCGGCCACGTGACGCCGCAGCAGATTGCCGACGTGCTCGGCCGCGCGCCGCGTCTGCCGGACGGCAGCGACGCGACCGCGCCGCGCGCATCCGGCACGCTGAAGGCGCATTACGCGCCGCGCACGCCGCTCGCGCTCCTGCCGTTCGACGCGCTCGAGCCGCTGCTCGCGGCTGCGCAGGTCGACGGCGAACGCGTCGCGCTCGTCGCACGCGCATCGCGAGCAGGGCGCTGGGCGCAGGCCGACGGCGTGCATTTCGTCGCGGCGCCGGAAGATCCGCAGGCCTATGCGCGCGACCTGTACGGGATGCTGCGCGCGCTCGACCGTGCGCAGGTCGCACGCATTCTCGTCGAGAAGCTGCCGGAGACCATCGAATGGATCGCCGTCAACGACCGTCTCGGCCGCGCGGCCGCGGCGTTCGAAGCGCGCGACTGA
- a CDS encoding phosphoglycerate kinase, which produces MSQVKRLTDLIAAGQLAGKRVFIRADLNVPQDDHGNITEDTRVRASVPAIKAALDAGAAVMVTSHLGRPTEGEFKPEDSLAPVAKRLGELLGRDVPLVANWVENGVNVAPGQVVLLENCRVNKGEKKNSDELAQKMAKLCDVYVNDAFGTAHRAEATTHGIAKYAPVACAGPLLAAELDALGKALGNPARPLVAIVAGSKVSTKLTILKSLAGKVDQLIVGGGIANTFMLAAGLSIGKSLAEADLVAEAKAIIDEARERGASVPIPTDVVTAKEFSPTAAATVKQVADIEADDMILDIGPDTARALASQLEKAGTIVWNGPVGVFEFDQFGNGTKTLAEAIAKSSAFSIAGGGDTLAAIAKYGIHDQVSYISTGGGAFLEFLEGKKLPAVEVLETRAA; this is translated from the coding sequence ATGAGCCAAGTCAAGCGTCTTACCGACCTGATCGCCGCCGGCCAGCTCGCCGGCAAGCGGGTGTTCATCCGCGCCGACCTGAACGTCCCGCAGGACGATCACGGCAACATCACCGAAGACACGCGGGTGCGCGCGTCCGTGCCGGCCATCAAGGCCGCGCTCGACGCCGGCGCGGCCGTGATGGTCACGTCGCACCTCGGCCGTCCGACCGAAGGCGAATTCAAGCCGGAAGACTCGCTCGCGCCGGTCGCGAAGCGCCTCGGCGAACTGCTCGGCCGCGACGTGCCGCTCGTCGCGAACTGGGTCGAGAACGGTGTGAACGTCGCGCCGGGCCAGGTCGTGCTGCTCGAGAACTGCCGCGTGAACAAGGGCGAGAAGAAGAATTCCGACGAGCTCGCGCAGAAGATGGCGAAGCTCTGCGACGTATACGTGAACGACGCGTTCGGCACCGCGCACCGTGCTGAAGCGACCACCCACGGGATCGCGAAGTACGCGCCCGTCGCATGCGCGGGCCCGCTGCTTGCTGCGGAACTCGACGCGCTCGGCAAGGCGCTCGGCAACCCGGCGCGTCCGCTCGTCGCGATCGTCGCCGGTTCGAAGGTGTCGACCAAGCTGACGATCCTGAAGTCGCTCGCCGGCAAGGTCGATCAGCTGATCGTCGGGGGCGGCATCGCGAACACGTTCATGCTGGCGGCCGGCCTGTCGATCGGCAAGTCGCTCGCGGAAGCCGATCTCGTCGCCGAGGCGAAGGCGATCATCGACGAAGCGCGCGAGCGCGGCGCGTCGGTGCCGATCCCGACCGACGTGGTCACCGCGAAGGAATTCTCGCCGACGGCCGCGGCCACGGTGAAGCAGGTCGCCGACATCGAAGCGGACGACATGATCCTCGACATCGGCCCGGATACGGCGCGCGCACTCGCGAGCCAGCTCGAGAAGGCCGGCACGATCGTGTGGAACGGCCCGGTCGGCGTATTCGAGTTCGACCAGTTCGGCAACGGCACCAAGACGCTCGCCGAAGCGATCGCGAAATCGTCCGCGTTCTCGATCGCGGGCGGCGGCGACACGCTTGCGGCCATCGCGAAGTACGGCATCCACGACCAGGTCAGCTACATCTCGACGGGCGGCGGCGCCTTCCTCGAGTTCCTCGAAGGGAAGAAGCTGCCGGCGGTGGAAGTGCTCGAAACGCGGGCGGCCTGA
- a CDS encoding phosphoribosylaminoimidazolesuccinocarboxamide synthase, which produces MSTLYESTLRSLPLLGRGKVRDNYAVGNDKLLIVTTDRLSAFDVIMGEPIPNKGRVLNQMANFWFDKLAHIVPNHLTGDAPESVVAADEVEQVKGRAAVVKRLEPIMIEAVVRGYLAGSGWKEYQASGAVCGVQLPEGLQNAQKLPEPIFTPAAKAELGEHDENITFEETERRIGTELAATIRDISIRLYKEAADYAATRGIIIADTKFEFGLDNHGKLYLMDEVLTADSSRFWPADQYQVGTNPPSFDKQFVRDWLEAQPWGKTAPAPALPADVVEKTAAKYQEALERITGQPLA; this is translated from the coding sequence ATGTCTACCCTTTACGAATCCACGCTCCGCTCGCTGCCGCTCCTCGGTCGCGGCAAGGTCCGCGACAACTACGCGGTCGGCAACGACAAGCTCCTGATCGTCACGACGGATCGCCTGTCGGCATTCGACGTGATCATGGGCGAGCCGATTCCGAACAAGGGCCGCGTGCTGAACCAGATGGCCAATTTCTGGTTCGACAAGCTCGCGCACATCGTGCCGAACCACCTGACCGGCGACGCGCCGGAATCGGTCGTCGCGGCTGACGAAGTCGAGCAGGTCAAGGGTCGCGCGGCCGTCGTCAAGCGCCTCGAGCCGATCATGATCGAAGCGGTCGTGCGCGGCTACCTGGCCGGCAGCGGCTGGAAGGAATACCAGGCGTCGGGCGCGGTGTGCGGCGTGCAGCTGCCGGAAGGCTTGCAGAATGCGCAGAAGCTGCCCGAGCCGATCTTCACGCCGGCCGCGAAGGCCGAGCTGGGCGAGCACGACGAGAACATCACGTTCGAGGAAACCGAGCGCCGCATCGGCACCGAGCTGGCCGCGACGATCCGCGACATCTCGATCAGGCTGTACAAGGAAGCAGCCGACTACGCGGCGACGCGCGGCATCATCATCGCCGACACGAAGTTCGAGTTCGGCCTCGACAACCACGGCAAGCTGTACCTGATGGACGAAGTGCTGACGGCGGACTCGTCGCGCTTCTGGCCGGCCGACCAGTACCAGGTCGGCACCAACCCGCCGTCGTTCGACAAGCAGTTCGTGCGCGACTGGCTCGAGGCGCAGCCGTGGGGCAAGACCGCGCCGGCGCCGGCGCTGCCGGCCGACGTCGTCGAGAAGACGGCCGCGAAGTACCAGGAGGCGCTCGAGCGCATCACCGGCCAGCCGCTCGCCTGA
- a CDS encoding sterol desaturase family protein: protein MRFDVELLLLALAPVFLLCIAWEAWHLARTRAQDHVYAWRDTLCNAALALMHQGADKLAWLFVIPVYAYCYAHFRLFTWHDGWLSFAVLFVGQDLLYYVFHRAIHRVRWLWAAHVVHHSSERMNFSTAFRQSLMYPVAGMWVFWLPLALLGFPPQQIVGVVLINLAFQFFVHTQAIGKLGWLEYVFNTPSIHRAHHARNPRYIDRNYAGVLVIWDRLFGSFVEEASDDPPRYGIVEPLGSNNPLVATFHEWVSMAADAIRVRGWRNKLRAIFGPPEWASAYHAQIAEAANHDPRTAPLAAVRDQ from the coding sequence ATGCGATTCGACGTCGAATTGCTTCTGCTCGCGCTGGCGCCCGTCTTCCTGCTGTGCATCGCGTGGGAAGCCTGGCACCTCGCGCGCACGCGTGCGCAGGATCACGTCTATGCGTGGCGCGACACGCTGTGCAATGCGGCGCTCGCGCTGATGCACCAGGGCGCCGACAAGCTCGCGTGGCTGTTCGTGATCCCCGTTTATGCGTACTGCTACGCACATTTCCGGCTGTTCACGTGGCACGACGGCTGGCTGTCGTTCGCGGTGCTGTTCGTCGGCCAGGATTTGCTCTATTACGTGTTCCATCGCGCGATCCATCGCGTGCGCTGGCTGTGGGCCGCGCACGTCGTACACCACTCGTCCGAGCGGATGAATTTCTCGACCGCGTTCCGGCAGAGCCTGATGTATCCGGTCGCCGGCATGTGGGTGTTCTGGCTTCCGCTTGCGCTGCTCGGCTTTCCGCCGCAGCAGATCGTCGGCGTGGTGCTGATCAATCTCGCGTTCCAGTTCTTCGTGCACACGCAGGCGATCGGCAAGCTCGGCTGGCTCGAATACGTGTTCAACACGCCGTCGATTCATCGCGCGCACCACGCCCGCAACCCGCGCTATATCGACCGCAATTACGCGGGCGTGCTCGTGATCTGGGATCGGCTGTTCGGCAGCTTCGTCGAGGAAGCGTCCGACGATCCGCCGCGATACGGGATCGTCGAGCCGCTCGGCTCGAACAATCCGCTCGTCGCGACGTTTCACGAGTGGGTGTCGATGGCGGCCGACGCGATCCGCGTGCGCGGATGGCGCAACAAGCTGCGCGCGATTTTCGGCCCGCCCGAATGGGCGAGCGCTTATCATGCGCAGATCGCCGAGGCCGCGAATCACGATCCGCGCACCGCGCCGCTTGCGGCCGTGCGCGACCAATAA
- a CDS encoding AzlC family ABC transporter permease, translated as MLARLSATDRFALLQGARDYSPTLMAILSWGLVTGIAMSKSVMTLGQASAMSIFVYAGSSQLAVLPLLVAKLPVWTILLTAAMVNLRFVIFSAGLAPHFSYLPLWRRLAIGYFNGDVIYLLFQKQGFAYGHVPGKEAYFWGMALASWASWQVSSLAGILLASVFPARWGLGLAGTLALIPIMVSAVANRSTLAAVAVAGIVSLIAFDLPYRLALPIAVLAALAAGCTADFFVERADWRRIRTETVHEKEID; from the coding sequence ATGCTCGCTCGATTGTCCGCCACCGACCGCTTCGCGCTGCTCCAGGGCGCCCGCGACTATTCGCCCACGCTGATGGCGATCCTGTCCTGGGGCCTCGTCACCGGCATCGCGATGAGCAAGTCAGTGATGACCCTCGGGCAGGCGAGCGCGATGTCGATCTTCGTCTACGCGGGCTCGTCGCAGCTTGCGGTGCTGCCGCTCCTCGTCGCGAAGCTGCCGGTCTGGACGATCCTGCTCACGGCCGCGATGGTCAACCTGCGCTTCGTGATCTTCAGTGCCGGGCTTGCCCCCCATTTTTCCTACCTCCCGCTGTGGCGGCGCCTCGCGATCGGCTATTTCAACGGCGACGTGATCTACCTGCTGTTCCAGAAGCAGGGCTTCGCATACGGGCACGTGCCGGGCAAGGAGGCGTACTTCTGGGGGATGGCGCTCGCGAGCTGGGCGTCCTGGCAGGTGTCGTCGCTCGCCGGCATCCTGCTCGCGAGCGTTTTTCCCGCGCGCTGGGGGCTGGGGCTGGCCGGCACGCTCGCGCTGATCCCGATCATGGTGTCGGCGGTCGCGAACCGCTCGACGCTCGCGGCCGTGGCGGTCGCGGGCATCGTGTCGCTGATCGCATTCGACCTGCCTTACCGGCTCGCGCTGCCGATCGCGGTGCTGGCTGCGCTCGCGGCCGGCTGCACCGCCGACTTTTTCGTCGAACGTGCCGACTGGCGACGCATCAGGACCGAAACCGTGCACGAAAAGGAAATCGATTGA
- a CDS encoding 5-(carboxyamino)imidazole ribonucleotide synthase, whose translation MTATPDSVSPILPGAWLGMVGGGQLGRMFCFAAQSMGYRVAVLDPDPASPAGAVADRHLRAAYDDEAALAELAGLCDAVSTEFENVPAASLDFLARTTFVAPAGRCVAVAQDRIAEKRFIEASGVPVAPHVVIESAAALAALDDAALVAVLPGILKTARLGYDGKGQVRVNTAQEARDAHAALGGVPCVLEKRLPLKYEVSALIARGVDGRSAAFPLAQNVHHNGILALTVVPAPAADAARVEEAQRAAVRIADTLGYVGVLCVEFFVLEDGSFVANEMAPRPHNSGHYTVDACATSQFEQQVRAMTRMPLGNPRQHSPAAMLNILGDVWFPNGAEADPVTPPWDTVAAMPAAHLHLYGKEEARVGRKMGHVNFTAETRDGAVAAANACAQLLRVPLD comes from the coding sequence ATGACCGCAACTCCTGATTCCGTTTCCCCGATCCTGCCCGGCGCGTGGCTGGGCATGGTCGGCGGCGGCCAGCTCGGCCGCATGTTCTGCTTTGCCGCCCAGTCGATGGGCTATCGCGTCGCGGTGCTCGATCCCGATCCGGCGAGCCCCGCGGGCGCGGTCGCCGACCGCCACCTGCGCGCGGCCTATGACGACGAAGCCGCGCTCGCGGAACTCGCCGGGTTGTGCGACGCCGTGTCGACGGAATTCGAGAACGTGCCGGCCGCGAGCCTCGATTTCCTCGCGCGCACCACCTTCGTCGCGCCGGCCGGCCGCTGCGTCGCGGTCGCGCAAGACCGGATCGCGGAGAAGCGCTTCATCGAGGCGTCCGGCGTGCCGGTCGCGCCGCATGTGGTGATCGAATCGGCGGCTGCGCTCGCCGCGCTCGACGATGCGGCGCTGGTCGCGGTGCTGCCGGGCATTCTGAAGACGGCGCGGCTCGGCTACGACGGCAAGGGCCAGGTGCGAGTGAACACCGCGCAGGAAGCGCGCGATGCGCATGCGGCGCTTGGCGGCGTGCCTTGCGTGCTCGAAAAGCGCCTGCCGCTGAAGTACGAAGTGTCCGCGCTGATCGCGCGCGGCGTCGATGGCCGCTCGGCCGCATTCCCGCTCGCGCAGAACGTGCACCACAACGGCATCCTGGCGCTGACCGTCGTGCCGGCGCCGGCCGCCGATGCGGCGCGCGTCGAGGAGGCGCAGCGGGCAGCGGTCCGGATCGCCGATACGCTCGGCTACGTCGGCGTGCTGTGCGTCGAATTCTTCGTGCTGGAAGACGGCTCGTTCGTTGCGAACGAAATGGCGCCGCGCCCGCACAACTCCGGCCACTATACGGTCGATGCGTGCGCGACCAGCCAGTTCGAGCAGCAGGTGCGCGCGATGACGCGCATGCCGCTTGGCAACCCGCGCCAGCATTCGCCCGCCGCGATGCTGAACATCCTCGGCGACGTATGGTTTCCGAATGGGGCCGAGGCCGACCCCGTCACGCCGCCGTGGGACACGGTCGCCGCGATGCCGGCCGCACACCTGCACCTGTACGGCAAGGAAGAAGCGCGCGTCGGCCGCAAGATGGGCCACGTGAATTTCACGGCCGAGACGCGCGACGGCGCCGTCGCTGCCGCCAACGCGTGCGCGCAACTGCTGCGCGTGCCGCTCGACTGA